Genomic window (Propionibacteriaceae bacterium ZF39):
GCCCTCAGATCGACAACAGCGGCTGGCTGCCCGGCGGAACCGCCCGGCTGTCGACGATCTTCTTGCCGAACGGGAACATCGTCACGGGCAGCATCTTGATGTTGGCGATGGCCAGCGGAATGCCGATGATCGTCACCGCCTGAGCGGCCGCGGTGGTCACGTGGGTGACGGCGATGCCCAGGCCGGCGACGATGAACCAGATCACGTTCGCCACGGCGGACACAGCCCCCGACTTCGGGGTTTCCACGACCGTACGCCCGAAGGGCCAGAAGGCGTACGACGCCATCCGGAACGAGGCAACGCCGATCGGAATGGTGACGATGAAGATGCAGGCGAGGAGCCCGAACAGGACATAACTCAGCGCGAGCCAGATCCCACCGGTGAGCAACCAGATGACATTGAGCAGGAACCGCATGGTGGGACCTTCCGTGAGGCGTACGCGACCAGTTCACCAGATCGGGCCAACTCCGGACAGGTCAGGCAACAATCTGGTCGGCCGACGGAGCCGTCACGCGGGGCACGGAATTCCAATCGGAGTAGGTCATGTCCGAGCGGTCCGACCCCTTGGTCACCACGGTCCTCCGCAGATGGCGTGGAGCCTCCCGGTCATACCACTGGGCGTTGCCCGCATCCATCGTGACCTGATACATGGGCGCACCGTTCTCGATGATCTCCGTCACGGGGAAGCTGTGACTCTCCCCGACCTCCCCGATGTTGCTGAGCAGCTTGAGAAAGACATCGGGGTTCCACTGCCGGGAATAGGCGGTCCCCTTGACGAGGGCGTACTTGCCGACGAACTGCCGCGCTTTGGCGCGCGGAAGCCCCTGGGTGGCGGTCCAGAACGCCAGGTCTCCCTTGACGTATTCCTTCCCGTCCACGGTGATCACCTCGGCGACGCCCTTGCCCTCACCCTGAGCGATGAGCAGGACCTGGTTGGACCCGTCCCGGACGCCGGCCACCTCCATGGCGACCTGATTCCCTCCACGCATGCCGGAGACCGTGATCCGCACACTCGTGGCCGCCCCGACGTCGGCGAGCGCACCGTTGAACAGCTCGGCAGCGCTGGGGGTTGCGCTGTGGGCCGC
Coding sequences:
- a CDS encoding YccF domain-containing protein; translated protein: MRFLLNVIWLLTGGIWLALSYVLFGLLACIFIVTIPIGVASFRMASYAFWPFGRTVVETPKSGAVSAVANVIWFIVAGLGIAVTHVTTAAAQAVTIIGIPLAIANIKMLPVTMFPFGKKIVDSRAVPPGSQPLLSI